The following proteins come from a genomic window of Athalia rosae chromosome 1, iyAthRosa1.1, whole genome shotgun sequence:
- the LOC105690792 gene encoding probable E3 ubiquitin-protein ligase IRF2BPL — protein MMGKRTQCYLCDLPRMPWAMIMDFSEPVCRGCVNYEGADRIDLVLESAKQLKKAHGFQDSRPSASKTYRTSSHTEHNGGTNLDVLPIQNTAQSHSRHHNIGSGYSQLHHRNSITEFNTSSRQQQQQQQQQQQQQQQQQLSRHEESHDGMRSNVRIANAHLAAVAHHVNLSHTRGITGLKRGISAIDEDEHTSEKRLSLEEQHPVRPPLNRGDSLPAVSLAVSYVQDRSKEKHPVRAPSFDTATTFKSNGAYVGATTIPLAAANVATNGGGSPLRPRTSPPPPPPPAQEGTGDNVQTNHHQGTASGPSPMAALMSVADNLTSPEPVPQPPNNPSPTSRSPPTTAANAQQRSASRGSQHSPNSSGSSGRRSSGSRHVSSTTVTTSSEGAVAQATGAEPVSTPTLKCTLCQERLEDTHFVQCPSVPHHKFCFPCSRESIKRQGAGSEVYCPSGEKCPLANSQVPWAFMQGEIATILGEDTAGSGLKVKKERET, from the exons ATGATGGGAAAACGCACGCAGTGTTACCTCTGCGATCTTCCCAGAATGCCCTGGGCGATGATAATGGACTTTTCCGAGCCCGTCTGCCGAGGCTGCGTCAACTACGAGGGCGCGGATAGGATAGACTTGGTTCTCGAGTCTGCCAAGCAACTGAAAAAAGCACACGGTTTTCAAGACTCGAGGCCATCGGCATCGAAGACATACAGAACGTCTAGTCATACGGAGCATAACGGTGGTACGAATCTGGACGTTCTACCGATACAAAATACAGCCCAGAGCCATTCAAGGCACCACAATATCGGAAGTGGATACTCTCAGCTGCATCATAGAAATTCTATAACGGAATTCAACACGAGCTCAagacaacagcagcaacaacagcagcagcaacagcaacaacaacaacagcaacaacttTCTAGGCACGAGGAATCGCATGACGGAATGCGGAGCAATGTTAGAATCGCTAATGCACATTTGGCCGCTGTTGCTCATCACGTTAATCTCAGTCATACAAGAGGAATAACCGGCCTAAAGAGGGGAATATCTGCTATTGACGAGGATGAACATACATCGGAGAAAAGGTTGTCCCTCGAGGAACAACATCCGGTCAGGCCACCTTTAAACAGGGGTGATTCTCTGCCCGCCGTTAGTCTAGCCGTTAGTTATGTTCAGGATAGAAGCAAGGAAAAACATCCAGTCAGAGCCCCAAGCTTCGACACCGCTACTACCTTCAAATCAAACG gtGCATACGTTGGAGCAACAACAATTCCCTTGGCAGCAGCTAATGTTGCAACAAATGGAGGGGGGTCACCCCTTCGTCCAAGAACGAGTCCTCCGCCTCCACCACCTCCAGCCCAAGAAGGGACTGGAGACAATGTCCAGACAAACCATCATCAG GGAACAGCAAGTGGCCCATCCCCGATGGCTGCCCTAATGTCCGTCGCTGACAATCTGACATCTCCTGAACCGGTGCCACAACCCCCAAATAATCCAAGCCCAACTAGCCGCAGTCCACCTACAACAGCAGCTAATGCTCAACAACGCAGTGCTTCTCGAGGATCTCAGCACAGTCCAAATAGCTCAG GGTCATCAGGCAGAAGGTCTAGTGGTTCTAGGCACGTATCTTCTACAACGGTAACAACTTCTTCCGAAGGTGCTGTTGCTCAGGCTACGGGAGCCGAGCCCGTTTCTACTCCAACCCTAAAGTGCACGTTGTGCCAGGAACGTCTCGAAGATACGCATTTTGTCCAATGCCCTAGCGTGCCACATCATAAGTTCTGTTTTCCATGCAGTCGGGAGAGCATCAAGAGACAAGGCGCTGGATCAGAG GTATACTGTCCAAGTGGTGAAAAGTGTCCATTGGCGAATAGCCAGGTACCTTGGGCCTTCATGCAAGGTGAGATAGCGACCATCTTGGGAGAAGACACAGCAGGCTCTGGCCTCAAAGTGAAGAAAGAGCGAGAAACTTAA